The nucleotide sequence AGGACATTCTACTCGATTTATCGGATTGGTCTCCTGGCAGAAGGAACTTGTGAAGGTGAAGGCAAATTATCTCTCCGCGACCGCGATCGGATCAGTGCTCTTGGCGTTTTCGACGCTCGCCGTTGCTCAACAGCCCACATCAAGCCCTTCTGCGCCTTCAGTTCCTTCTACGCCTTCGGTTGTTGTGCATCCTTTAGTGGTATCTCCGATGCCTATCAGTCGCGATCCTGCGTTCGTTGCCCCTCCACCTGTTCGCGATGAGGCGGAAGTCGAGTGGCGTACCGCCAATGACGAGGCTGCCAGATTGGGTGGCCATGTCGGACAACTGCGCGGCCGTCGATAGTTCCCATTCATACAGACGAATGATGACGAGAATCTCATGAACCTGATTGGTGTCACCGCCCCGAATCTCCCGAAGCTTATGTCCGTCGCTTTTGGCGTATTGCTTCTTGCCGGTTGCGCTGCGCAGCCAACTTCACTTTCGGGCGCTGGTTCGACGGCGCCCGTGGCCACACAAATGGCAAGATCGGGTTGGATAGCGACCTACGCGGATGATCCGTCCGTAGCCGCAGCAACGAGAAACATTCTCTCACGTGAGCTCGATGCGGATACGGCTGTGCGCCTAATGTTCCTTACCAACACGGCATTGCAGCGTAGGTATTTGGAGTACCGCATCGACCCGGCGCGCATTGCCGAGGCCGCGACGCGTTCGCATGGTTCCGGCCCGCTGGAGCTTCAGATTGCAACTGAAATAATGGGGTCGGTACGGCGCGCGGGCAATCAAGTTGACGCACTGAAGTTCGAGGGAGTGCGTCTCGACGTCGCTGCCGACTTTGTGCGCGCCGCGCTCGATGTGCGCCGGGCGTATATCGCAGCGGTGGCTGCGAAGCGAAACGCTGAATTATCCCTGGATCTGAAAACCGCTGCGGAAGCATCCGCTGAACTCAGTCGGCGAATGGCGCGAGTCGGGAACTGGCCTCGGATCAACGAGTTTAAGGAAGCGGCAGCGTTGGGCGAGGTCAGCGTACAAGCCGGCAAGACGCGTCAAGCTGCCGTGGCGGCGCGTGAGCGGCTGACCCGGTTGCTCGGGCTCTCCGGGGAGTTGGCGGTCTATAAGCTGCCGAGCGTGCTCGCACCGCTTCCGTCCGAGCCAGCGGCGAGCGAAAATCCCGATTCTTCTGTTCTGGTCAAGCGACTTGATCTTCGCGCGCAGCTATTTGATATCGCGGCCGAAGTTCGTGATCTCGAGATTGAAGGATTCGGCGACGGCGCGTTGCTGACGTCCGCGCGTTTCGTTTCCCTTCCCGGCGTGATGTCTCTGTCGGGTGAAATAACAAAGGATGTACGCGTACCGATCTATGACCTTAGCGTTCAAAGTGGTTCATCCCGATCGGCTGATATGATGGGTTCGCTTACGCGGTTGTCATCCGCAGTCGTCCAAGCCGAAGCTGATCTGCGTGAATCTGAGATGGGAAGGCGAACGGCCTATGACATAGCCGCGTATCAAACGCGCGAAGCTGTTCCATTGTACGTGCGGATGCTCGATGACGCGACGTTGCGATACAACGGAATGCTGATTGGTGTGTTCGATCTTCTGGCGGCGGCGCGTGCCCGCACGACTGCGGAAATGGCGGCAGCGGAAGCCTTGCGAGATTATTGGATCTCGGCAGCAGATTCGATCAATGCATTGCTTGTCGGAGGCTTCGTGAGTACCGCCGCGGCCGCCGAGGTAAGCCCTTCAGGGGCGCCCGCGCAGCACTGATCCGTCGCGCATCTTTCAACCGTTCAAACGCTTC is from Alphaproteobacteria bacterium and encodes:
- a CDS encoding TolC family protein — its product is MNLIGVTAPNLPKLMSVAFGVLLLAGCAAQPTSLSGAGSTAPVATQMARSGWIATYADDPSVAAATRNILSRELDADTAVRLMFLTNTALQRRYLEYRIDPARIAEAATRSHGSGPLELQIATEIMGSVRRAGNQVDALKFEGVRLDVAADFVRAALDVRRAYIAAVAAKRNAELSLDLKTAAEASAELSRRMARVGNWPRINEFKEAAALGEVSVQAGKTRQAAVAARERLTRLLGLSGELAVYKLPSVLAPLPSEPAASENPDSSVLVKRLDLRAQLFDIAAEVRDLEIEGFGDGALLTSARFVSLPGVMSLSGEITKDVRVPIYDLSVQSGSSRSADMMGSLTRLSSAVVQAEADLRESEMGRRTAYDIAAYQTREAVPLYVRMLDDATLRYNGMLIGVFDLLAAARARTTAEMAAAEALRDYWISAADSINALLVGGFVSTAAAAEVSPSGAPAQH